One genomic segment of Helianthus annuus cultivar XRQ/B chromosome 14, HanXRQr2.0-SUNRISE, whole genome shotgun sequence includes these proteins:
- the LOC110886516 gene encoding peptidyl-prolyl cis-trans isomerase FKBP20-1, producing MAEAIDLTGDGGVLKTIVKSAKPDAIAPSESLPLVDVHYEGSLAETGEVFDTTHEDNTIFTFEIGKGSVIKAWDVALRTMKVGEVAKITCKSDYAYGSAGSPPEIPPDATLIFEVELVACRPRKGSSVASASDERARLDELKKQREMAAAQKEEEKKKREEAKAAAAARIQAKMEAKKGGKGKGKGK from the exons ATGGCTGAAGCAATTGATTTGACTGGAGATGGAGGTGTCTTGAAGACGATTGTAAAGAGCGCTAAACCTGATGCGATTGCTCCTTCAGAGAGCCTTCCTCTTGTTGATG TGCATTACGAAGGGAGTCTGGCTGAAACAGGTGAAGTTTTTGATACTACACATGAAGACAATACAATATTCACCTTTGAAATTGGCAAAGGCTCTGTGATCAAGGCATGGGATGTTGCTCTGAGAACAATGAAG GTTGGGGAGGTTGCCAAAATAACTTGCAAGTCAGATTATGCCTATGGTAGTGCTGGCTCTCCGCCAGAGATTCCACCAGA TGCAACTCTGATCTTTGAGGTGGAGCTAGTGGCTTGCAGGCCAAGAAAAGGTTCTAGCGTGGCTAGTGCCTCAGATGAGCGGGCTAGACTAGA TGAGCTGAAGAAGCAAAGGGAAATGGCTGCCGCACAGaaggaagaagagaaaaagaagcGTGAAGAAGCAAAGGCAGCGGCTGCTGCTCGTATTCAAGCCAAGATGGAAGCTAAGAAAGGCGGCAAGGGAAAGGGGAAAGGAAAGTAG
- the LOC110886515 gene encoding E3 ubiquitin-protein ligase SDIR1 isoform X3 — translation MSFVFRGTRGDIETGFPGFIPERRAVRIHAPRPVNTNSLAFLVTVLLLFMILNSHQMSPNFLLWLVLGVFLMATSLRMYATCQQLQAQAQANAVAASGLLGHTELRLQMPPSIALATRGRLQGLRLQLALLDREFDDLDYETLRALDTDNAPTANSMSEEDVNSLPIHKYKVANSKSGSSLVEQGSSSATPEVETGGGKTSEDELTCSVCLEQVNVGELVRSLPCLHQFHASCIDPWLRQQGTCPVCKFRVGSAWQDNEEEEDEEMDGSLRV, via the exons ATGAGCTTTGTATTTCGAGGAACCAGGGGAGACATAGAAACCGGGTTTCCTGGATTTATTCCTGAACGTCGTGCAGTG CGAATCCATGCGCCTCGTCCTGTCAATACAAATTCCCTTGCCTTTCTTGTTACAG TTCTTTTGTTGTTCATGATATTGAACTCGCACCAAATGTCACCAAACTTCCTG CTTTGGCTAGTACTTGGTGTGTTCTTGATGGCTACGAGCTTGAGAATGTATGCCACCTGTCAGCAACTCCAAGCCCAGGCCCAAGCAAACGCTGTGGCAGCTAGTGGTCTTCTTGGTCATACTGAACTTAGGTTGCAAATGCCACCTTCAATAGCACTTGCAACACGTGGCCGGTTGCAAGGGCTAAGGCTACAGCTTGCACTTCTTGacagggaatttgatgatttgg ATTATGAAACTTTAAGAGCACTGGATACGGACAATGCTCCAACTGCCAACTCAATGAGCGAGGAAGATGTGAATTCTCTTCCTATTCATAAGTACAAGGTAGCCAACTCTAAAAG TGGTAGCTCATTAGTGGAACAAGGTTCATCTTCAGCCACACCTGAG GTTGAGACTGGTGGTGGAAAAACTTCAGAAGATGAGTTGACTTGTAGTGTTTGCTTGGAGCAAGTTAATGTAGGGGAACTAGTTCGTAGTTTGCCATGTTTGCATCAG TTTCATGCAAGTTGCATTGATCCATGGCTGCGGCAGCAAGGAACCTGCCCTGTTTGTAAGTTCAGAGTTGGATCTGCATGGCAAgacaatgaagaagaagaagatgaagagatggATGGCTCGCTTAGGGTTTGA
- the LOC110886515 gene encoding E3 ubiquitin-protein ligase SDIR1 isoform X1 — protein sequence MSFVFRGTRGDIETGFPGFIPERRAVRIHAPRPVNTNSLAFLVTVLLLFMILNSHQMSPNFLLWLVLGVFLMATSLRMYATCQQLQAQAQANAVAASGLLGHTELRLQMPPSIALATRGRLQGLRLQLALLDREFDDLDYETLRALDTDNAPTANSMSEEDVNSLPIHKYKVANSKSGSSLVEQGSSSATPEKVETGGGKTSEDELTCSVCLEQVNVGELVRSLPCLHQFHASCIDPWLRQQGTCPVCKFRVGSAWQDNEEEEDEEMDGSLRV from the exons ATGAGCTTTGTATTTCGAGGAACCAGGGGAGACATAGAAACCGGGTTTCCTGGATTTATTCCTGAACGTCGTGCAGTG CGAATCCATGCGCCTCGTCCTGTCAATACAAATTCCCTTGCCTTTCTTGTTACAG TTCTTTTGTTGTTCATGATATTGAACTCGCACCAAATGTCACCAAACTTCCTG CTTTGGCTAGTACTTGGTGTGTTCTTGATGGCTACGAGCTTGAGAATGTATGCCACCTGTCAGCAACTCCAAGCCCAGGCCCAAGCAAACGCTGTGGCAGCTAGTGGTCTTCTTGGTCATACTGAACTTAGGTTGCAAATGCCACCTTCAATAGCACTTGCAACACGTGGCCGGTTGCAAGGGCTAAGGCTACAGCTTGCACTTCTTGacagggaatttgatgatttgg ATTATGAAACTTTAAGAGCACTGGATACGGACAATGCTCCAACTGCCAACTCAATGAGCGAGGAAGATGTGAATTCTCTTCCTATTCATAAGTACAAGGTAGCCAACTCTAAAAG TGGTAGCTCATTAGTGGAACAAGGTTCATCTTCAGCCACACCTGAG AAGGTTGAGACTGGTGGTGGAAAAACTTCAGAAGATGAGTTGACTTGTAGTGTTTGCTTGGAGCAAGTTAATGTAGGGGAACTAGTTCGTAGTTTGCCATGTTTGCATCAG TTTCATGCAAGTTGCATTGATCCATGGCTGCGGCAGCAAGGAACCTGCCCTGTTTGTAAGTTCAGAGTTGGATCTGCATGGCAAgacaatgaagaagaagaagatgaagagatggATGGCTCGCTTAGGGTTTGA
- the LOC110886515 gene encoding E3 ubiquitin-protein ligase SDIR1 isoform X2: MSFVFRGTRGDIETGFPGFIPERRARIHAPRPVNTNSLAFLVTVLLLFMILNSHQMSPNFLLWLVLGVFLMATSLRMYATCQQLQAQAQANAVAASGLLGHTELRLQMPPSIALATRGRLQGLRLQLALLDREFDDLDYETLRALDTDNAPTANSMSEEDVNSLPIHKYKVANSKSGSSLVEQGSSSATPEKVETGGGKTSEDELTCSVCLEQVNVGELVRSLPCLHQFHASCIDPWLRQQGTCPVCKFRVGSAWQDNEEEEDEEMDGSLRV, encoded by the exons ATGAGCTTTGTATTTCGAGGAACCAGGGGAGACATAGAAACCGGGTTTCCTGGATTTATTCCTGAACGTCGTGCA CGAATCCATGCGCCTCGTCCTGTCAATACAAATTCCCTTGCCTTTCTTGTTACAG TTCTTTTGTTGTTCATGATATTGAACTCGCACCAAATGTCACCAAACTTCCTG CTTTGGCTAGTACTTGGTGTGTTCTTGATGGCTACGAGCTTGAGAATGTATGCCACCTGTCAGCAACTCCAAGCCCAGGCCCAAGCAAACGCTGTGGCAGCTAGTGGTCTTCTTGGTCATACTGAACTTAGGTTGCAAATGCCACCTTCAATAGCACTTGCAACACGTGGCCGGTTGCAAGGGCTAAGGCTACAGCTTGCACTTCTTGacagggaatttgatgatttgg ATTATGAAACTTTAAGAGCACTGGATACGGACAATGCTCCAACTGCCAACTCAATGAGCGAGGAAGATGTGAATTCTCTTCCTATTCATAAGTACAAGGTAGCCAACTCTAAAAG TGGTAGCTCATTAGTGGAACAAGGTTCATCTTCAGCCACACCTGAG AAGGTTGAGACTGGTGGTGGAAAAACTTCAGAAGATGAGTTGACTTGTAGTGTTTGCTTGGAGCAAGTTAATGTAGGGGAACTAGTTCGTAGTTTGCCATGTTTGCATCAG TTTCATGCAAGTTGCATTGATCCATGGCTGCGGCAGCAAGGAACCTGCCCTGTTTGTAAGTTCAGAGTTGGATCTGCATGGCAAgacaatgaagaagaagaagatgaagagatggATGGCTCGCTTAGGGTTTGA